The nucleotide window TGATCATCGGCGGCTGCATGACGCAGTCGCCAGCCTTCATGGTGTGCACGCCCTGCCCCTCATACTCGAAGCGGGCCCACCCCTTCAGCACATAAAACATCTGGAACTTGCAATCATGCACATGCCAGGCGCCGGTCGCGTTGTGACCGTCTCGTGCGCGGATCACATGCGAGACGACATCGCCCTTGGAGGCGTCCTCGATTCCCAGATCGCGATACTCGAAATAATTCCTTAGTCCACGCGCAACGAACGGGTGCTCGTCTCCGACGTGATGCAAGAAGTCATGATTTTCCGACATGTTTTTCCTCCCACTGCTTATCGTTTCAGTCTAGCGTTCGGCAGGCGCCAGCCTCAAGCAACACTAAAACTAATGTGAGGCTTCCTACGGAGCCGGAACCAAAGACTTGCTGGAGAGACACATGTCGGACTCAGATGCGGGCGTTTTGCCGGATGACGAACAGAAACGCATCGCCCTGAAACTCATCCTCGAGGCCTGGGACGAAGCGGTCGATAATGGCTGCGCCCCGGAAATGGTCGCCTCGTCCGCGATCTTTGCTGCCCTGACGGATATGATCGAGAATTACGGTGAGCAAGCCGTCGCGGACATGGTGGCAGAGTGGCCGGACCGCATTCGCGAGGGA belongs to Nisaea sp. and includes:
- a CDS encoding cupin domain-containing protein; this encodes MSENHDFLHHVGDEHPFVARGLRNYFEYRDLGIEDASKGDVVSHVIRARDGHNATGAWHVHDCKFQMFYVLKGWARFEYEGQGVHTMKAGDCVMQPPMIKHREIEHSADLELIEVVAPADFKTYEVDGPEA